The proteins below are encoded in one region of Segatella copri:
- a CDS encoding MlaE family ABC transporter permease, whose product MLIEKWLTTFGKYLILMGRSFSRPERMRMFLKQYIKEMSQLGIDSIGIVLLISFFIGAVICIQMKLNIQSPWMPRWVSGYTTREIMLLEFSSSIMCLILAGKVGSNIASELGTMRVTQQIDALDIMGVNSACYLILPKILGLVTIMPFLVIFSSGMGIIGAYGTAYIGHILPPDDLTLGLQHSFNQWFVWMSIIKSLFFAFIISSVSSYFGYTVEGGSVEVGKSSTDAVVCSSVLILFSDVFLTQILS is encoded by the coding sequence ATGTTAATAGAAAAATGGCTTACCACCTTCGGTAAATATCTCATATTGATGGGACGTTCTTTTTCCCGTCCTGAGCGCATGCGCATGTTCTTGAAACAATACATCAAGGAGATGTCGCAATTGGGTATTGACTCCATTGGTATCGTTTTACTGATATCCTTCTTCATTGGAGCAGTTATCTGCATCCAGATGAAATTGAACATTCAGAGTCCATGGATGCCACGATGGGTTTCAGGTTACACCACTCGAGAAATCATGCTTCTGGAGTTCTCATCAAGTATCATGTGTCTGATTCTCGCAGGTAAAGTGGGTTCTAATATCGCTTCGGAGTTGGGAACAATGCGTGTCACCCAACAGATTGATGCCCTTGATATCATGGGAGTGAATTCAGCATGTTACCTCATTCTGCCTAAAATTCTCGGTTTGGTTACCATCATGCCATTTCTGGTTATCTTCAGTTCTGGCATGGGTATCATCGGCGCCTACGGAACAGCGTATATTGGGCATATCCTACCACCAGATGATCTGACACTCGGCTTGCAGCATTCATTTAACCAATGGTTTGTATGGATGAGCATCATCAAGAGTCTTTTCTTTGCATTCATCATTTCCAGCGTATCTTCTTATTTCGGTTATACCGTAGAAGGTGGATCTGTTGAGGTTGGAAAATCGTCAACCGATGCTGTTGTCTGTTCTAGTGTTTTGATTCTGTTTTCAGATGTTTTCCTCACTCAAATTCTCTCGTAA
- a CDS encoding ABC transporter ATP-binding protein — translation MIEVRNLTKSFGDKVVLDNINVTFETGKTNLIIGQSGSGKTVLMKNLVGLLQPTSGEVLYDDRDFTRMSKKEKVLMRREMGMIFQSAALFDSLNVLENVMFPLDMFSTMNYRERVKRAQECLDRVNLIEAQQKYPGEISGGMQKRVAIARAIVMNPKYLFCDEPNSGLDPKTSLVIDELLSGITKDYNMTTIINTHDMNSVMGIGENICFIYQGHKEWQGNKDEVMTSTNEKLNDLVFASDLFRKVKEVELEEAKNK, via the coding sequence ATGATAGAAGTTAGAAATCTCACCAAGTCGTTTGGCGACAAGGTTGTATTAGACAATATAAACGTCACCTTTGAAACAGGAAAGACTAATTTGATAATCGGACAGAGCGGTTCCGGAAAGACCGTACTCATGAAGAATCTCGTAGGATTACTTCAGCCTACAAGTGGTGAAGTTCTCTACGATGACCGTGACTTCACCCGGATGTCGAAAAAAGAAAAAGTTCTGATGCGCCGCGAGATGGGAATGATTTTCCAAAGCGCAGCCCTGTTCGACTCTCTGAATGTACTTGAGAATGTCATGTTTCCACTTGATATGTTCTCTACCATGAATTACAGGGAGCGCGTAAAACGGGCTCAGGAATGTCTTGACCGCGTCAATCTGATAGAGGCTCAGCAGAAATATCCTGGAGAAATCTCGGGTGGTATGCAGAAACGAGTAGCTATTGCACGTGCCATCGTAATGAATCCGAAATACTTGTTCTGCGATGAGCCAAACTCAGGTTTGGATCCAAAGACCTCACTTGTGATAGATGAACTGCTTTCAGGCATCACCAAAGACTATAATATGACTACCATCATCAACACCCACGACATGAATTCGGTGATGGGCATTGGTGAAAACATCTGCTTTATCTACCAAGGTCATAAAGAATGGCAAGGCAACAAAGATGAAGTGATGACCTCAACAAACGAGAAACTCAACGATTTAGTCTTTGCTTCCGATCTCTTCCGCAAAGTAAAGGAGGTAGAGCTGGAAGAAGCTAAAAACAAATAA
- the der gene encoding ribosome biogenesis GTPase Der, translating into MANLVAIVGRPNVGKSTLFNRLTQSRRAIVSDTAGTTRDRQYGKCSWNGREFSVVDTGGWVVKSDDIFEDAIRKQVLVATEEADLVLFLVDVNTGLTDWDEDVALILRRAKLPVILVANKVDNSAEYYQAAEFYKLGLGDPQCISAATGGGTGDLLDMILDKLQDNPEEAIEEDIPRFAVVGRPNAGKSSIINAFIGEDRNIVTEIAGTTRDSIYTRYDKFGFDFYLVDTAGIRRKNKVSEDLEFYSVMRSIRAIENSDVCILMLDATRGIETQDMNIFQLIQKNNKSLVVVVNKWDLVEEKNQKVIDTFENAIRKRMAPFVDFPIIFASALTKQRIFRVLETAKEVYQNRKAHIGTSKLNEVMLPIIEAYPPQSIKGKYIKIKYCTQLPNTTIPSFVFYANLPQYVKENYRRFLENKIRENWSLHGCPINVFIRQK; encoded by the coding sequence ATGGCAAATTTAGTAGCTATTGTAGGACGCCCTAATGTGGGTAAGTCTACTTTATTTAATCGTTTGACTCAATCACGTCGCGCTATCGTTAGTGATACTGCCGGTACTACTCGTGACCGTCAGTATGGTAAGTGCAGTTGGAATGGTAGAGAATTTTCGGTTGTTGATACCGGTGGTTGGGTTGTAAAATCTGATGATATTTTTGAAGATGCTATCCGCAAGCAGGTGCTTGTTGCTACCGAAGAGGCTGACCTGGTTCTCTTCCTGGTAGACGTTAACACTGGCCTTACTGATTGGGATGAAGACGTGGCGCTTATTTTGCGTCGTGCCAAATTGCCTGTTATCCTTGTTGCTAACAAGGTTGATAACAGCGCAGAGTATTATCAGGCTGCTGAGTTCTACAAGTTAGGCTTGGGGGATCCCCAGTGTATCAGTGCAGCTACAGGTGGTGGTACTGGTGATTTGCTTGATATGATTCTGGACAAACTTCAGGATAATCCTGAGGAGGCAATCGAAGAAGATATTCCTCGTTTTGCGGTAGTAGGTCGTCCGAATGCTGGTAAGAGTAGCATTATCAATGCTTTTATAGGTGAGGATCGTAATATCGTGACAGAAATTGCTGGTACTACACGTGATAGTATCTATACCAGATACGATAAGTTTGGCTTCGATTTTTACCTGGTTGATACAGCTGGTATCCGTCGTAAGAACAAGGTAAGCGAAGACTTGGAATTCTATTCAGTGATGCGTTCTATCCGTGCCATCGAGAATAGTGATGTCTGCATCCTGATGCTCGATGCTACCCGTGGTATCGAGACCCAGGATATGAACATCTTCCAGTTGATTCAGAAGAACAACAAGAGTCTGGTGGTTGTAGTAAACAAATGGGATTTGGTTGAGGAGAAGAATCAGAAGGTAATTGATACTTTTGAAAATGCAATCCGCAAGCGTATGGCCCCATTCGTAGACTTTCCTATCATCTTTGCTTCAGCCTTGACTAAGCAGCGTATTTTCCGAGTATTGGAAACTGCCAAGGAAGTTTACCAGAACCGTAAGGCTCATATTGGAACTTCTAAGTTGAATGAGGTGATGTTGCCTATTATCGAGGCATATCCTCCACAGAGCATAAAGGGTAAGTATATCAAAATTAAGTATTGCACCCAGTTGCCTAATACAACGATTCCTTCGTTTGTGTTCTATGCAAACTTGCCTCAGTATGTCAAGGAGAATTATCGCCGTTTCCTGGAAAATAAGATTCGTGAGAACTGGTCATTACATGGCTGTCCTATCAACGTCTTCATTCGTCAGAAGTAA
- the era gene encoding GTPase Era: protein MHKAGFVNIVGNPNVGKSTLMNQLVGERISIATFKAQTTRHRIMGIVNTDDMQIVFSDTPGVLKPNYKMQEMMLAFSESALADADVLLYVTDVIENPEKNMEFLEKVKKMQIPVLLLINKIDQGDPKKLGDIVEKWHSLLPNAEILPISAKNKFGTDMLLKRIKELLPESPAFFDKDQLTDKPARFFVSEIIREKILLYYDKEIPYSVEVRVERFKEDEKRIHINAVIYVERDSQKGIIIGHQGIALKKVNTESRKALEKFFDKKIFLETFVKVDKDWRSSQRELDAFGYNPE from the coding sequence ATGCATAAAGCTGGTTTCGTAAATATAGTAGGTAACCCTAATGTGGGAAAAAGTACCTTGATGAATCAATTGGTGGGTGAACGTATTAGTATTGCAACTTTTAAGGCTCAGACAACCCGTCATCGTATCATGGGTATTGTGAATACTGATGATATGCAGATTGTATTTTCTGATACTCCTGGTGTTTTGAAGCCTAATTACAAGATGCAGGAGATGATGCTTGCCTTCTCTGAGAGTGCATTGGCGGATGCTGATGTGCTGCTTTATGTGACAGATGTGATAGAAAACCCTGAAAAGAACATGGAATTCTTGGAAAAGGTTAAGAAAATGCAGATTCCTGTACTCTTGCTCATCAACAAGATTGATCAGGGTGATCCGAAGAAGTTGGGTGATATTGTTGAAAAATGGCACTCTTTGTTGCCTAATGCAGAGATTCTTCCTATCTCAGCGAAGAATAAGTTCGGAACGGATATGCTCTTGAAGCGCATTAAGGAACTCTTGCCGGAATCTCCTGCTTTCTTTGATAAGGATCAGCTGACAGACAAGCCTGCCCGTTTCTTCGTTTCAGAGATTATCCGAGAAAAGATTTTGCTCTATTATGATAAGGAAATACCTTATTCTGTAGAGGTAAGAGTGGAGCGATTTAAGGAAGATGAAAAACGTATCCACATTAATGCGGTGATTTATGTTGAACGTGATTCCCAAAAGGGTATCATCATCGGGCACCAGGGGATTGCATTGAAAAAGGTGAATACCGAGAGTCGTAAGGCTTTGGAAAAGTTCTTCGACAAGAAAATCTTCTTGGAGACTTTCGTAAAAGTTGATAAGGATTGGCGCAGCTCTCAGCGAGAACTTGATGCCTTTGGATATAATCCGGAATAA
- a CDS encoding beta-ketoacyl-ACP synthase III — MGKINAVITGVGGYVPDYILNNEELSRMVDTTDEWITTRVGIKERRILTEEGLGTSYLARKAAKQLIQKTGVDPDTIDALIVTTTTPDYKFPSTASIVLGKLGLKNAFAFDFSAACCGFLYTLDVAASMIQSGRYKKIIVIGADKMSSLVDYTDRATCVLFGDGAGAVLVEATEEENVGVQNSYLRTDGQGLPFLHMKAGGSVCPPSHFTVDHRLHYLYQEGRTVFRYAVTDMSNDVMKIMEMNNLKANDVNWVIPHEANLRIIEAVTKRAGIPLDKVVVNIDHYGNTSAATIPLALWDAESQLKKGDNVIFTAFGAGFVHGASFYKWAYDGAAYGK, encoded by the coding sequence ATGGGTAAGATTAATGCTGTAATTACAGGTGTCGGTGGCTACGTGCCAGACTATATCCTCAACAATGAGGAGTTATCTCGCATGGTAGATACAACAGATGAGTGGATTACCACCCGTGTGGGTATCAAAGAGCGCCGCATCCTTACAGAGGAAGGCCTTGGAACCAGCTATTTGGCACGTAAAGCTGCCAAGCAGTTGATTCAGAAGACTGGCGTGGATCCAGATACAATCGATGCATTGATTGTAACAACCACGACACCTGACTATAAGTTCCCTTCTACAGCATCTATCGTCCTCGGCAAGCTGGGTTTGAAGAATGCTTTCGCATTTGACTTCTCTGCAGCTTGCTGTGGATTCTTGTATACCCTTGATGTTGCTGCAAGCATGATTCAGAGTGGTAGATACAAGAAGATTATTGTGATTGGTGCTGACAAGATGTCTTCATTGGTAGATTACACAGACCGTGCTACTTGTGTTCTCTTCGGAGATGGAGCAGGTGCGGTTTTGGTGGAGGCAACTGAAGAGGAGAACGTTGGAGTTCAGAACTCATACCTTCGTACAGATGGACAAGGTTTGCCTTTCCTTCACATGAAGGCTGGTGGTTCTGTTTGCCCTCCTTCACATTTTACAGTTGATCATCGTCTGCATTATCTTTATCAGGAAGGTCGTACTGTATTCCGTTACGCAGTAACAGATATGAGCAACGACGTGATGAAAATCATGGAAATGAACAACCTGAAGGCTAATGATGTGAACTGGGTAATTCCTCACGAGGCTAATCTCCGTATTATTGAGGCAGTAACCAAGCGTGCTGGAATTCCACTTGATAAGGTGGTTGTAAACATCGATCATTATGGAAATACTAGTGCAGCAACAATTCCATTGGCACTCTGGGATGCAGAAAGCCAATTGAAGAAGGGCGATAACGTCATCTTCACAGCATTTGGTGCAGGATTTGTACATGGCGCTTCTTTCTATAAGTGGGCGTATGATGGCGCTGCTTACGGAAAGTAA
- the rpmF gene encoding 50S ribosomal protein L32: MAHPKRRQSKTRTLKRRTHDKAVAPTLAVCPNCGAYYVYHTVCPTCGYYRGKVAIVKEAAE; this comes from the coding sequence ATGGCACATCCTAAAAGAAGACAGTCAAAGACACGTACACTTAAGAGAAGAACTCATGATAAGGCAGTAGCTCCTACATTGGCAGTTTGCCCTAACTGTGGTGCATACTATGTATACCACACTGTTTGCCCTACTTGCGGTTACTATCGTGGTAAGGTTGCAATCGTTAAGGAAGCAGCTGAATAA
- a CDS encoding YceD family protein codes for MCNIDSFKIDLKALPQGITEKEFKLTNEYFEAIDAPDVQRGELSSSLSINRTDDFFELNFHTEGVVHIPCDICLDDMDQTIETNDRLVVKFGEEYSEDDDLVTVAENEGILDVAWFIYEFIDLNIPIKHVHAPGKCNPAMIEKLNEHSAARSGEEEEETVDPRWEALLKLKK; via the coding sequence ATGTGTAACATAGATTCTTTTAAGATTGATTTGAAAGCTTTACCTCAAGGTATAACCGAAAAGGAATTTAAGCTTACCAATGAATATTTTGAGGCAATCGATGCTCCTGATGTTCAGAGAGGCGAGTTGTCAAGTAGTCTGTCTATCAATAGGACGGATGACTTCTTCGAACTCAATTTCCATACTGAGGGAGTGGTTCACATACCATGCGACATCTGTCTGGACGATATGGATCAAACCATTGAGACTAATGACAGGCTAGTCGTAAAATTCGGAGAAGAGTACTCAGAGGATGATGATCTGGTGACTGTGGCCGAGAACGAAGGAATACTCGATGTCGCCTGGTTTATCTATGAATTTATAGATCTCAATATTCCCATCAAGCATGTGCATGCACCTGGAAAATGCAACCCTGCTATGATTGAAAAGCTCAATGAGCATTCTGCCGCCCGAAGCGGTGAGGAAGAAGAGGAAACTGTAGATCCACGCTGGGAAGCTCTATTGAAATTGAAAAAATAA